A window of the Burkholderia sp. 9120 genome harbors these coding sequences:
- the kdpF gene encoding K(+)-transporting ATPase subunit F, whose amino-acid sequence MNWILWLSGAATALLFAYLVYALLRAEDIE is encoded by the coding sequence ATGAACTGGATTCTCTGGTTGTCAGGCGCCGCTACCGCGCTGCTGTTTGCTTATCTGGTCTATGCGCTGTTGCGCGCGGAGGACATTGAATGA
- the kdpA gene encoding potassium-transporting ATPase subunit KdpA has product MNSNNVLQAGLFIVVLLAAAVPMSRYLSAVMDGSSRVVRLGGPLERLLYRIAGVDPSKEMGWKHYAIATIAFNALGALFLYALLRVQQWLPGNPQQFGPMTVDGAFNTAVSFVTNTNWQDYTPEQTVGYLTQMLGLTVQNFFSAATGIVVVIALIRGFARHTAQTIGNFWVDLTRVTLYVLLPMSAIIAAVLMSQGVIQNFKAYEDVPTLQTTTYAAPKLDAQGNPVKDAKGNAVTVDTPVKTQTLAMGPVASQEAIKMLGTNGGGFFNGNSAHPYENPTPFSNFLQIFSILIIPAALALVFGRMIADRKQGVAVLAAMTIAFGVCVFGEISAEQSGNPAFTALHVDQSANALQAGGNAEGKETRFGIAQSGIFTVATTAASCGAVANTHDSLTPIGGLYPMLLMQLGEVIFGGVGSGMYGMLVFALLAVFVAGLMIGRTPEYVGKKIEAYEMKMVSIVVLLTPMLVLVGTSIAVLSDAGKAGIANPGAHGFSEILYAFSSAANNNGSAFAGLTVSTPFYNWLTAIAMWFGRFGTIVPVLAIAGSLASKKRIGVTGGTLPTHGPLFVVLLLGTVLLVGALTYVPALALGPGVEHLMMMGAH; this is encoded by the coding sequence ATGAACTCGAACAATGTCCTGCAGGCGGGCCTCTTCATCGTCGTGCTGCTGGCCGCCGCGGTGCCGATGTCCCGCTATCTCAGCGCCGTGATGGACGGCAGCTCGCGCGTGGTGCGCCTGGGCGGGCCGCTCGAACGTCTGCTGTATCGCATCGCGGGTGTCGATCCGTCGAAGGAAATGGGCTGGAAGCACTACGCGATCGCCACGATCGCGTTCAATGCCTTGGGCGCGCTGTTCCTGTACGCGTTGTTGCGCGTGCAACAGTGGCTGCCGGGCAACCCGCAGCAGTTCGGCCCGATGACGGTAGACGGCGCGTTCAACACGGCCGTCAGCTTCGTGACCAACACGAACTGGCAAGACTACACGCCGGAACAGACCGTCGGCTATCTGACGCAGATGCTCGGCCTGACCGTGCAGAACTTCTTCTCCGCGGCCACCGGCATCGTGGTGGTGATCGCGTTGATTCGCGGCTTCGCGCGTCACACCGCGCAGACCATCGGCAATTTCTGGGTCGACCTGACGCGCGTGACGCTGTACGTGCTGCTGCCGATGTCGGCGATCATCGCGGCCGTGCTGATGAGCCAGGGCGTGATCCAGAACTTCAAGGCCTATGAGGACGTTCCGACGCTGCAAACCACCACCTACGCCGCGCCGAAGCTCGACGCGCAAGGCAATCCGGTGAAGGACGCGAAGGGCAATGCGGTGACGGTCGACACGCCCGTGAAGACGCAGACGCTCGCCATGGGTCCGGTGGCGTCGCAGGAAGCGATCAAGATGCTCGGCACCAACGGTGGCGGCTTCTTCAACGGCAACTCGGCGCATCCGTATGAAAACCCGACGCCGTTCTCGAACTTCCTGCAGATCTTCTCGATCCTGATCATTCCGGCGGCGTTGGCGCTGGTGTTCGGTCGCATGATCGCGGACCGCAAGCAGGGCGTGGCCGTGCTCGCGGCGATGACGATCGCGTTCGGCGTCTGCGTGTTCGGCGAGATCAGCGCGGAGCAGAGCGGCAATCCGGCCTTCACCGCGTTGCACGTCGATCAGTCGGCCAATGCGCTGCAGGCGGGCGGTAACGCGGAAGGCAAGGAAACGCGCTTCGGTATCGCGCAGTCGGGCATCTTCACGGTCGCCACCACGGCGGCTTCGTGCGGCGCCGTCGCCAATACGCACGACTCGCTGACGCCGATCGGCGGCCTCTATCCGATGCTGCTCATGCAACTCGGCGAAGTGATCTTCGGCGGCGTCGGTTCCGGTATGTACGGGATGCTTGTGTTCGCGCTGCTGGCGGTGTTCGTGGCGGGCCTGATGATCGGCCGTACGCCGGAATACGTCGGCAAGAAGATCGAAGCGTACGAGATGAAGATGGTGTCGATCGTGGTGCTGCTCACGCCAATGCTGGTGCTGGTGGGCACGTCGATCGCGGTGCTGAGCGACGCGGGCAAGGCGGGTATCGCCAACCCCGGCGCGCACGGCTTCTCTGAAATCCTCTACGCGTTCAGCTCGGCCGCCAATAACAACGGCAGTGCGTTCGCCGGCCTGACCGTGAGCACGCCGTTCTACAACTGGCTCACCGCGATCGCGATGTGGTTCGGCCGCTTCGGCACGATCGTCCCGGTGCTCGCGATTGCCGGTTCGCTGGCGTCGAAAAAGCGTATCGGCGTGACCGGCGGCACGCTGCCCACGCACGGCCCGCTGTTCGTCGTGCTGCTGCTCGGCACGGTGTTGCTGGTCGGTGCGCTGACTTATGTGCCTGCGCTTGCGCTCGGTCCTGGTGTCGAACATCTGATGATGATGGGCGCGCATTGA
- a CDS encoding quinone oxidoreductase, with protein MVKAIRFDKTGGPEVMKWVDVEVGEPGAGELRIRQTAVGLNYIDVYFRTGLYPLPLPGGLGMEAAGEVTAVGADVTGFKTGDRVAYVARPPGAYTQERVLAAAQVVKVPDALTDEQAASVMLQGLTAQYLLRRTYPVKAGDTILIQAAAGGVGLLVCQWAKALGATVIGTVGSDEKAEIAKAHGCDHAIVYTRENFTRRVREITNGAGVPVVYDSIGKDTFTASLDCLAPLGMFVSFGNASGPLPPIDSSEFAGRGSLFFTRPTLFTYIAKRAEYESMSTELFDVLVSGKVKTSINQRYALADVGQAHAELEGRRTTGSTVLLPQ; from the coding sequence ATGGTCAAAGCAATCCGATTTGACAAAACCGGCGGCCCGGAAGTGATGAAATGGGTCGACGTCGAGGTAGGCGAGCCGGGCGCGGGCGAGTTGCGCATCCGGCAGACGGCGGTCGGGCTGAACTATATCGACGTCTATTTCCGCACGGGCCTCTACCCGTTGCCGCTGCCCGGCGGTCTCGGCATGGAAGCGGCCGGTGAGGTGACCGCGGTCGGCGCGGACGTGACCGGCTTCAAGACTGGCGATCGCGTCGCCTACGTCGCGCGTCCGCCCGGCGCTTATACGCAGGAACGCGTGCTGGCGGCGGCGCAAGTCGTCAAGGTGCCCGACGCGCTGACCGACGAGCAGGCGGCTTCGGTGATGTTGCAAGGTTTGACCGCGCAGTATCTGCTGCGCCGTACCTATCCGGTGAAGGCCGGCGACACGATCCTGATTCAGGCGGCGGCCGGCGGCGTCGGGCTGCTCGTGTGCCAATGGGCGAAAGCGCTCGGCGCGACCGTGATCGGCACCGTCGGCTCCGACGAAAAAGCGGAGATCGCCAAGGCGCACGGCTGCGACCACGCGATCGTCTACACGCGCGAGAACTTCACCAGGCGCGTGCGTGAGATCACCAACGGCGCGGGTGTGCCGGTGGTGTACGACTCGATCGGCAAGGACACGTTTACGGCCTCGCTCGATTGCCTCGCGCCGCTCGGCATGTTCGTGAGCTTCGGCAATGCATCGGGACCGTTGCCGCCGATCGATTCGTCGGAATTCGCGGGGCGGGGTTCGCTGTTCTTTACGCGTCCCACGTTGTTCACATATATCGCCAAACGGGCCGAGTACGAGTCGATGTCGACGGAACTGTTCGACGTGCTGGTGTCGGGCAAGGTGAAGACGAGCATCAATCAGCGCTACGCACTGGCGGATGTCGGTCAGGCGCACGCCGAGCTGGAAGGGCGCCGGACGACCGGGTCGACGGTACTGCTGCCTCAATAA
- the kdpC gene encoding potassium-transporting ATPase subunit KdpC, with protein MKNLFRPLIVIFAVLTAVTGLAYPAVMTAVGQAAFHDQANGSLIEQNGKVVGSKLIGQQFDAPQYFWGRLSATSPMPYNATGSSGSNLGPTNPALLDEVKGRIDALKAAGTDMSKPVPVDLVTSSGSGLDPEISPAAAAYQIERVANARKLAVNDVQALVDRYTSGRQFGVLGEARVNVLQLNLALDEMKHG; from the coding sequence ATGAAAAATCTGTTCCGTCCGTTAATCGTGATCTTCGCGGTGCTGACCGCCGTCACCGGACTCGCTTATCCCGCCGTGATGACCGCGGTCGGCCAGGCGGCTTTCCACGATCAGGCCAACGGCAGCCTGATCGAACAGAACGGCAAGGTGGTCGGCTCGAAGCTGATCGGCCAGCAGTTCGACGCGCCGCAGTATTTCTGGGGCCGTCTGTCGGCCACCAGCCCGATGCCGTATAACGCGACGGGTTCGAGCGGTTCGAATCTCGGGCCGACCAACCCGGCGCTGCTCGACGAAGTCAAAGGCCGTATCGACGCGTTGAAGGCCGCCGGCACCGATATGTCGAAGCCGGTGCCGGTGGATCTGGTGACCTCGTCAGGCAGCGGTCTCGATCCGGAGATCAGCCCGGCGGCGGCTGCGTATCAGATCGAACGCGTTGCCAACGCGCGCAAGCTGGCGGTCAACGACGTGCAGGCGCTGGTGGACCGTTATACGAGCGGCCGTCAGTTCGGCGTGCTCGGCGAGGCGCGTGTCAACGTGCTGCAATTGAATCTGGCGCTGGACGAGATGAAGCACGGTTGA
- the kdpB gene encoding potassium-transporting ATPase subunit KdpB, with product MTEHNATRSMFDPALLRPAIVDSFKKLTPRTQFRNPVMFCVYVGSILTTILWIAALGGQAEAPAGFILAVTLWLWFTVLFANFAEALAEGRSKAQAASLRSAKKDVMAKKLNEPHPKSPIRILTASDLRKGDVVLVETGDVIPADGEVIDGVASVDESAITGESAPVIRESGGDFSSVTGGTRVLSDWIVVRVTANPGEAFLDRMIAMVEGAKRQKTPNEIALTILLVALTIVMLLATATLLPFSMFSVEAAKSGHVVTITALVALLVCLIPTTIGGLLSAIGVAGMSRMMQANVIATSGRAVEAAGDVDVLLLDKTGTITLGNRQASQFVPAPGLTEEALADAAQLSSLADETPEGRSIVVLAKQRFNIRQRDMASLQAVFLAFTAQTRMSGVDLPGREIRKGASDAVKNYVEAHGGRFPNEVSNAVAEVARRGSTPLVVAEKGEQGARVLGVIELKDVVKGGIKERFAELRKMGIKTIMVTGDNRLTAAAIAAEAGVDDFLAEATPEAKLATIRAHQAEGRLVAMTGDGTNDAPALAQADVAVAMNTGTQAAKEAGNMVDLDSNPTKLIEIVEIGKQMLMTRGSLTTFSIANDVAKYFAIIPAAFATTYPALNALNVMHLATPASAIMSAVIFNALIIVLLIPLALKGVRYRALGAAVLLRRNLLVYGLGGIIVPFIGIKLIDMVLAAFGWV from the coding sequence ATGACTGAACATAATGCAACCAGGTCCATGTTCGATCCGGCGCTGCTGCGCCCGGCGATCGTGGACTCCTTTAAAAAGCTCACGCCGCGCACGCAGTTCCGTAATCCGGTGATGTTCTGCGTGTACGTCGGCAGCATTCTGACCACCATTCTCTGGATCGCCGCGCTCGGCGGCCAGGCCGAGGCGCCCGCGGGCTTTATTCTCGCGGTCACCTTGTGGCTGTGGTTCACGGTGCTGTTCGCCAACTTCGCGGAAGCGCTCGCCGAAGGCCGTTCCAAGGCTCAGGCCGCGTCGCTGCGCAGCGCGAAGAAAGACGTGATGGCCAAGAAGCTCAACGAGCCGCATCCGAAGTCGCCGATCCGCATTCTGACGGCTTCCGATCTGCGCAAGGGCGATGTCGTGCTGGTCGAAACCGGCGACGTGATTCCGGCCGACGGCGAAGTGATCGACGGTGTCGCGTCGGTGGACGAATCGGCGATTACCGGTGAATCCGCGCCGGTGATCCGCGAGTCGGGCGGCGATTTTTCGTCGGTGACGGGCGGCACGCGTGTGCTGTCCGACTGGATCGTCGTGCGCGTCACGGCGAATCCGGGCGAGGCGTTCCTCGACCGCATGATCGCGATGGTGGAAGGCGCCAAGCGTCAGAAAACGCCGAACGAAATCGCGCTGACCATTCTGCTGGTCGCACTGACCATCGTGATGCTGCTCGCCACCGCCACGCTTCTGCCGTTCTCGATGTTCTCGGTCGAAGCCGCCAAATCCGGCCACGTGGTGACGATCACCGCGCTGGTCGCGCTGCTGGTGTGTCTGATTCCGACCACCATCGGCGGGCTGTTGTCGGCGATCGGCGTGGCCGGTATGAGCCGGATGATGCAGGCCAACGTGATCGCCACCTCGGGCCGCGCGGTGGAAGCCGCCGGCGACGTCGACGTGCTGCTGCTCGACAAGACCGGCACGATCACGCTCGGCAACCGTCAGGCATCGCAATTCGTGCCGGCGCCCGGCCTCACCGAAGAAGCGCTCGCGGACGCCGCGCAGTTGTCGTCGCTCGCCGATGAAACGCCGGAAGGCCGCAGCATCGTCGTGCTGGCCAAGCAACGCTTCAACATCCGCCAACGCGATATGGCTTCGCTGCAGGCCGTGTTCCTCGCCTTCACCGCGCAAACGCGGATGAGCGGCGTCGATCTGCCGGGCCGTGAAATCCGCAAGGGTGCGTCCGACGCGGTGAAGAACTACGTCGAAGCGCACGGCGGCCGTTTCCCGAACGAAGTCAGCAACGCCGTGGCCGAAGTCGCGCGGCGCGGCAGCACGCCGCTGGTGGTCGCCGAAAAGGGCGAGCAGGGCGCGCGCGTGCTCGGCGTGATCGAGTTGAAGGACGTGGTGAAGGGCGGCATCAAGGAGCGTTTCGCCGAACTGCGCAAGATGGGCATCAAGACCATCATGGTGACCGGCGACAACCGTCTGACGGCCGCCGCCATTGCCGCGGAAGCGGGCGTCGACGATTTCCTCGCCGAAGCCACGCCGGAAGCGAAGCTCGCCACGATCCGCGCGCACCAGGCCGAAGGCCGTCTGGTGGCGATGACCGGCGACGGCACCAACGACGCCCCGGCGCTCGCGCAGGCCGATGTCGCGGTGGCGATGAACACCGGCACGCAGGCGGCGAAAGAAGCCGGCAACATGGTCGACCTCGATTCGAACCCGACCAAGCTGATCGAGATCGTCGAGATCGGCAAGCAGATGCTGATGACACGCGGGTCGCTGACCACCTTCTCGATCGCCAACGACGTCGCCAAGTACTTCGCGATCATTCCGGCCGCGTTCGCCACGACCTATCCGGCGTTGAACGCGCTGAACGTGATGCATCTGGCCACGCCGGCCTCGGCGATCATGTCGGCGGTGATTTTCAACGCGCTGATCATCGTGCTGCTGATTCCGCTGGCGCTCAAGGGTGTGCGTTACCGGGCACTCGGCGCGGCGGTGCTGTTGCGCCGCAATCTGCTGGTCTACGGTCTGGGCGGGATCATCGTGCCGTTCATCGGCATCAAGCTGATCGATATGGTGCTGGCCGCGTTCGGCTGGGTTTGA